The Qipengyuania aurantiaca genome contains the following window.
CCGTTTCGGCCTAGGCGCGCGCCCGTTCACCAAATCCCCCGGATTCGATGGACCTTCGCGGCGGCATCCGGCCTCGCGGAGAACACGGCCCTCTTGCCCCGTTAGCCACCGCGATAGTGCGGCGGAGACGGGTAAAGACCCCGGAAAACCGGTGGCCGGTAGCAAACGTTAGTTAGGACTACACAACTCATGGCAACTTCAGCCAATCCGAGCCGCGACGATTTCGCGGCAATGCTCGACGAGCAGCTCGGCGGCGCAGATGATGGCGGCTTCGAAGGCCGCGTCGTCAAGGGCACCGTCACCTCCATCGAAAACGGCATGGCCCACATCGATGTCGGCCTGAAGAGCGAAGGCCGCGTCGACCTCAAGGAATTCATGCGCGGCGAAGACGAGCACGGCCTCGAAGTCGGCTCGGAAGTCGAAGTCTTCGTCGACCGCATCGAGAACGCCGACGGCGAAGCCATGCTGTCGCGCGACCGTGCACGCCGCGAAGCCGCCTGGGACAAGCTTGAAAGCGAGTTCGGCGAAGGCAAGCGCGTCGAAGGCCGCATCTTCGGCCGCGTCAAGGGCGGCTTCACCGTCGACCTCGACGGCGCCGTGGCCTTCCTGCCCGGCAGCCAGGTCGACATCCGCCCCGTGCGCGACGTCACCCCGCTGATGGACATGGCCCAGCCCTTCCAGATCCTCAAGATGGACCGCCGCCGCGGTAACATCGTCGTCTCGCGCCGCGCGGTCCTCGAAGAGACCCGTGCAGAACAGCGCAGCGAACTCATCGACAAGCTGGCCGAAGGCCAGGTCATCGACGGCGTGGTCAAGAACATCACCGACTACGGTGCCTTCGTCGACCTCGGCGGAATCGACGGCCTGCTCCATGTCACCGACATGAGCTACAAGCGCGTCAACCATCCCAGCGAAATGATCGAGATCGGCCAGACCGTGACCGTCCAGATCATCCGCATCAACGAAGACACCCAGCGCATCAGCCTCGGCATGAAGCAGCTGGAATCGGATCCGTGGGATGGCGTTTCGGCGAAGTACCCGGTCGGCATGAAGCTGACGGGCACCGTCACCAACATCACCGAATACGGCGCATTCGTCGAAATCGAGCCAGGCATCGAAGGCCTGGTCCACGTTTCGGAAATGAGCTGGACCAAGAAGAACGTCCACCCGGGCAAGATCGTCTCGACCAGCCAAGAAGTCGAAGTCATGGTCCTCGAAGTGGACAGCGAGAAGCGCCGCATTTCGCTCGGCCTCAAGCAGGCCCAGCGCAATCCGTGGGAAGAATTCGCCGAAGCGCACCCCGTTGGCGCCAAGGTCACCGGCGAAGTCAAGAACGCCACCGAATTCGGTCTGTTCATCGGCCTTCCGGGCGACGTCGACGGTATGGTCCACATGTCGGACATCGCATGGGGCATCTCGGGTGAAGACGCCCTCGCCCTGCACCGCAAGGGTGAGGAAGTCGAAGCCGTCGTTCTCGATGTCGACATCGAGAAGGAACGCATCAGCCTCGGCATGAAGCAGCTCGAAAAGGGTGCTCCGACCGAAGCCGGCGCCCAGAGCGACCTGCGCAAGAACCAAGTCGTCACCGTCACCGTGCTCGAAGTCCGCGATGGCGGTCTCGAAGTCCAGGTCGGCGAAGACGGCGCAACCGGCTTCATCAAGCGTTCGGACCTCGGCCGCGACCGCGACGAACAGCGTTCGGATCGCTTCCAGCCGGGTGCCAAGGTCGATGCCATGGTCACCGGTTTCGACCGTTCGAAGAAGCCGACCTTCTCGATCAAGGCGCGTCAGATCGCCGAAGAGAAGGAAGCGGTTGCACAGTTCGGTTCGTCGGATTCGGGTGCCTCGCTCGGCGACATCCTCGGCGAAGCGCTGAAGAAGAAGGAAGACTGATCTTCTGGTAGCCCTCAGACGCCGGGCGCACGCCGTCCGGCGTGCTTGGCTTCGCCGCAGGAGCGGCGGCGAGCGGTCGCTCGCTGACTGCCGTGACCAAGACGCGAGGCGAAGCCGAGTGCAAGGCCGACCGGCCGCCCGCAGCGACGCGACCGCAAGGTCGTGAGAGCGAGGAAAGCCTAAGGCTGCGGACGCAGCCGCCGGCGCGTGAGGCTAAACAAAAGAAAGGCCCGTCGCTCACACGAGCGGCGGGCCTTTCCTACATGGGGCAAGCGGGATAGGCTGTCCTACATGCTAGAGATTCACCAGTTCCCCTGCCTGTCCGACAATTACGGTTTCCTCCTCCACGATCCCGATACCGGCGAGACGGCGGCGATCGATACGCCCGATGGCGCGGAATACCTGCGCCAGGCCGAGGCCAAGGGCTGGACGATCACGCAGGTCTGGAACACGCACTGGCATCCCGATCATGCAGGCGGAAACAAGGCCATCGTCGAGGCTACGGGCGCGAAGGTGGTCGCACCGCATGAGGTCGAGAAGTTGAGCCCGATCGACGAGGTGGTCGGCAATGGCGACACGGTCTCTCTGGGGGACTGGAAGGCGCGCGTGATCGATGTCTCCGGCCACACCAACGGCCACATCGCCTACCATATTGCGGAAGCGGACACGGCTTTCGTCGGGGACAGCGTCTTTGCGCTGGGCTGCGGCCGCATGTTCGAGGGCGAGCCCGAGCAGTTCTGGCACAGCCTCGAGCGCATTCGCCAGCTGCCCGACAACACCTTGCTCTATTGCGCGCATGAATACACCGAGGCGAACGCCAAGTTTGCCCTGCACGCCGACCCGGACAACGCCGAACTGCGCCTTTACGCCGGGAGGATCGAGGAAAAGCGCGCCAAGGGAGAACCTACGGTCCCCACCCTCCTCTCGCGCGAGTTGATCACCAACCCCTTCCTGCGCGCCGATGACGCCGATATCCGGAACCGCTGGGGTGGAACTACGCCGGCCGAGACCTTCGCCGCGCTGCGTGCCGCCAAGGACAATTTCTGAGCGCATGAAGGCTCTCGTCGTCGAAGAGCTGAGCCGCAACCTATCCGGCATGGGCTTGCGCGAGGTCGATGCGCCGCGGCGCAGGACGGGCGAAGTGCTCGTGGAGGTGCGCGCTGCCTCGCTCAACTATCCCGACCTCCTGATGACGCGGGGGGACTACCAGTTCAAACCGGAGCTGCCCTTCGTATCCGGGCTGGAGATGGCGGGCGAAGTGATCGAAGCCGATCCCGGGTGCGGGTTCGAAGTCGGCGACCGGGTCATGGGCGGTGCCAAAACTGGCGCTTTTGCCGGGCAAATCACCCTTCCGACAACGGCCCTGCGCGACATTCCCGAAGGCCTCGATTTCGCCCAGGCGGCGGCGATGGGCGCGGCCTATCACACCGCCTATGTCGGACTGGTCGAACTGGGCGGGTTGGAGGCCGGGCAGACAGTCCTGGTCCATGGCGCGAGCGGCGGCGTGGGTCTTGCGGCCTGCGATCTTGCCAAGGCGCTCGGAGCCAGGGTTATCGCGGCGACGCATTCCGAAGCCAAGCTCGAGGCCCTTCGGCGCGCGGGAGCTGCGCATTCGGTGATTCTCAACGAGGGCCGTTTCCGCGAAGAAGTCTCCGTCCTCACCGATGGCGCCTTGTGCGATCTGGTGTTCGACCCTGTCGGCGGCGACGTGTTCGACGAGAGCACCCGCTGCGTGACCTTCGGCGGCAAGCTTCTAGTCGTCGGTTTCGTAGCGGGTCGTATTCCCGAGATCGCGGTCAACATTCCCCTCATCAAGGGCTTCAGCGTAGTCGGTGTGCGCGCTGGCGAATATGCGCGCCGCTTCCCCGACCGCGGCCAGCGGATTGCGAAGGTCATCGACAGGCTGGCAAGCGAGAAGCGCATCACCCCGCATATCGACCGCATCCTCCCGCTCGACCAATGGCGCGAGGGCTTCGAAGCCATGGATCGCGGAGAAATCGTGGGCAAGGTCGTCTTCGTGCCCTGAAACGCAAAAGGGCGACCCGTTCGGGGCCGCCCTTTCGAAATTAGCGTAGCGCGGGAAGATCAGATCCCGGCGATAACCTTGTCGGCCAGAGCGCGATCGGCTTCGGCGTCGTGCTTTTCGGCAATCAGCTTGCGGCTCGCACCCGTCGCGGCCGAAACGGCGCGGTTGCGCACGTCTTCGACGGCTTCACGTTCGGCAGCGGCGATCTTGTCTTCCGCCATGCGCTTGCGACGCTCGACCATGGCCTTGCTGTCGGCTTCGGCCTTCTCGAGGATCGCGTCGGCTTCGGTCTGCGCGTTGACGAGCATCGCTTCGGCGTCCTTTTCGGCGCTGGCGATCTTGTCGGCGTATTCCTTGCGCAGGGCTTCCGCCTCGGCGCGAAGCTGCTTGGCTTCTTCGAGCTGTTCCTTGATCGCGGCGATCTTGTTGTCGAGGCCGCCGGCGATGGTCTTGTGGACCTTGGCGCCGAAGAACGCGAAAAGGAGCAGGACCAGCATCGCAATCGAGACGATCTGGAAGGGGGCGAGGCCGAAAAGTTCGGGCTCGTTGTGCTTGCCGGCGCCAGCGTCGATTTCGGTCGTCGCTTGCGGCGTTTCGGTCGCGAAGACTTCCGGCAGTTCGCTGGGAGTGGTGTTAGCCATGAGCCATCTGCTCCTTCACGGCCTTGGTGGCGACAGGCTTGGTCACCTTCACACCGGCGAGCGTCTTGACGATGTCTTGCGCAGCTTCGACGGCCACGGCTTCGACTTCGGCAAGCGCAGCGGTGCGCGCTTCGGCGATCCGTGCTTCGGCATCGGCAAGTTTCTTGTCGATACGGGTCTGGGCCGCCTTGAGCTTGGTCTCGCTCTTCTTGGCGCCTTCTTCCTTGGCCTTGGCAACGATCGCCTGCGCCGCGGCGCGGTTCTCGTTTTCCTTCACCCGCCAGGCTTCTTCCTGCTCGTCGGCGGCATCGCGCGCGGCCTTGGCAGCGGCGAGGTCGGCGGCGATCTGGCCGTCACGGCTGGCGACGGTGTCCATCACCTTGGGCACCATGCCCTTGCCGATGACGAAGAAGGTTATGCCGAAAAAGACCAGCAGCCAGAAGACCTGGCTGGACCATGTATCGGCAAGCTGTGCTATCTGGGGCATTGCAGCTCTCGAAAAGCGTGAAGCAGGAAATTGCGGGGCCGGTCAGGCGAACCCGACCGGCTCCAAATCGGATATTCGTCGATTAGGCGACGAAGATCAGGATCATGGCAACAACGAACGCCAGCAGGCCGAGAAGTTCGGCAGCGGCGAAGCCGATGAACAGGCGGCCCTGCTGGCCGTCTGCTGCGCCCGGGTTGCGCAGGGCGCTTTCGAGGAACGAACCGAAGACGTTACCCACGCCGATTGCAGCCATACCGGCGCCGATTGCAGCGAGGCCAGCACCGATGAGCTTTGCAGCTTCCATTTCCATGACAAACTCCTTTGGAAAAACGTGTAAATTGAAGACTTAGTGAAGGTTCTCGGCGTCGTTGATGTACAGCGACGTCAGAAGAGCGAAAACGTAGGCCTGGATGCCGGCGACCAGCAGCTCCAGCGCACAGATGCCGATCATCAGCAAGAAGCTCGGCAAGCCAACCAGGAGGCCGAAACCGGCGCCGGCATTGGTACCGTCGATCACGAAGCTCGACAGCACTTCGAGCAGCACGTGACCGGCCATCATGGCCACGAAGAGACGCAGGCCGAGGCTGAAGGGACGGACCATGAAGGAGATAAATTCGATCGGCGCGATCACGGGCACCATGGGCAGCGGCGTACCGTGCGGCACGAACAGGCTGAAGAAGTGCAGGCCGTGGCGCCAGAAGCCCACGATGAGAACGATCGAGAAGCTGATGATCGCGAGGATGCCGGTCACGGTGAAATGGCTGGTAAAGGTGAACGGGTGGACCCCGATCACGCCCAGCGGCAACAGGCCAAGCAGGTTCGCGAAGAGAATGAACATGAAGAGACTGAAGACGTAAGGCACATACTTTCGCCCGGCCTTGCCGATGTTCGCTTCGAGCATGTTGTCGATGAAGCCGGTGAAACTTTCCACCATCATCTGCCAGCGGCCGGGAACGAGCTCGCGCTTCATCCCGCCGAGCACGAAGAGGAAGAGCACCACGGTGGTGATCAGCATCCACAGCGCGCTGTTGGTGAAGGCGATGTTGTAGCCGGCCAGTTCCCAATTATCCGAGCCGCCAAGCGCCTGGATGGTGAACTGGTACATCGGATCGACTTTGGCCTGTTCGGCTGCCACGTCTGAAATTCCCTAAATCCTGTAACGAAAGCCCCGCAAAGCCCCTTTCGGGGTCACTCGCCGGGCTTCTGATTTGCCGCGCGGATAATATTCCTGAAGGCGACCACTATTCCGAGGAACAGCCCCACCAGCAGACCCCAAGGATTGGTATCGGTGAGATAGCCAATGGCGTAACCGATCACCGAACCTCCCAGAAGCCCCCCGAGCAAGTCAGCCAGAACGCGGTTGCCGCTGCGATAGTTCGCATCGGCCCCGGAACCGGTCTTGCGGTTGCGCTGTTCTTCGCGCTGCTGGGCGGCACTTAACCGCTTTTCCAGCGCGTCGATCCGCGCATCCTCCTCGATGGGTTTCCGTGCGGGTTCGTCGTCGCTCATGCCTTGCTCCTTCATGGGGTTGCGCGGCACGCGCAGGGACTTGCCCGCCAAGGGCGCGGCCCCCTTAGATGGGGGGCATGGACGAGTCAACACGGAGAGCTGCGCATTTGCGCATCACCGGTTGCAAAAAAGCCTCCCTCCGGCGTCGCACCGGCGGGAGGCTCTCGAAAGCTAGCGCGCGCCCTTTCTTACGGGCAGCGCGAATCGCGCATGGGCTTGGCACTGGTGCGCGTCTGCCAGCTGCCGTCGGGCGCCTGGTATTTCTCGCCCGGCGAGGTCGCGAGGATGGCCTGGCACCCCGCCGTCAGCGCGTATTCTTCGAGCGTGGCGTTGTTGGCCTGCGCGCGCTCGGAATAAACCGCGCGGCGTTTGATGTTGATGTCGTTGACGAGACGGCGAAGCTCGGCCGTTTCTTCCCCGACGATGCCGAGGTAGCCGTCCATCTTCTCGCCCACCTGGCCTGCGGCGCGCGCAGCGGCATAGGCCGGATCGCGCTGGGCAAAGGCCGGCGCGGCGATACCGCCGAGAGCCGTCGCGAGTGCGGCGCCCGAAAGGACAGCCTTGGTAAGTCGCTTGGTCATAAGTTCACCCATCAGAAAATATCCGCATTGTTCTCGATCGTGTCGCCCGCATCATCGGCGAGGCGATAAATCACTTCCTGGCGGATGTTGACGTTAAGCTCGATCACGATGGGTTCCGTCGGCGCTTCCACCGTGACGCAACCTGCCAGCGCGAGCGAGGCCATGCCGACCGCCGCCGAAATCTTCAGACCCTTCATGTCCGCCTTCCCCTGCATGGTGCAGGTTCTCGCAGGGCCACGAGGGTCAGTCAATTCACGGGATTTCATAGCGCTTACTCGCTTTCCTGGTCCTGAATGGTGGGTTCATCCGGAATGACGTCTTCCGGATCGATATCGGGTTCGGCCTCTTCGCCGGTGATGGAGCGGCGCAGCCTCGTGCCGTCGTCGTCGAGCAAGCCCAATTCTCGCGGATCGCGAACGGAGGCAGGGTCGTACATCGCCTTGAGGCTGGTGATCAGCTGGTAGAACTGTGCCTTGATGTTGATACGGAACTGCAGCGGCAGGTTGGCGATCTGGCGCGTGATGAAATTGGTCTCGGCCCCCTCGCCCTGCCGCACGCCGTCGAAGCGCACTTGCGTGACGATTTCCCCGGTAAGCGGGCCGTTCATGATGACGCGCATTTGCGAATAGTCGAGGCTGCGCAGCGCATCGAAGGCGAAATTGGCGATGGCCGAGAGGTCTTCGTAGGTCAGTTCGCCGACATAGGAGATATTGCCGCCCGGAGACCGCGAGATAAGGATACCGTCTTCGATCCGGCCATTGCCGTCCACATCGAAGATGATCGGGATCGTACCGTCGAAAATGCCGGTCGCCGAGATATTCTCCAGCTCCATCTGCGCGACGAATTGCGCCGCATCGAGGCCGACGATCTCGAAGATATAGGCCCGCTCCTCGCTCACGCCCAAATTGAGGTCGACCTCGCGCAGGATCAACGTCCCGCCCATGAAAGGCCAGCTGCCGCCGCTCACTGCCAGGAGCTCGCCGTTCTGCAGGCTGAACTCGATTTCGCCGTCGAGCACCTCGATGCCCGGATTAACCGAGGCCACCCGGATCTTCTGGTTCGGCGCGGTGGTCAGGTTGAGGAGGTCGGTGAACTCCACCGTTCCGCTCGCCCCCTTCACCGGCCCGAAGGCGGCGGCAAAATCGAGGTCTTCGGACGAGAACGATCCCGTGCTGGTCACCTCTCCGGATGGCGACCAGTCGATCCGGCCCTCTCCGGTGATTACGCCATCCGCATTAGCGATCACACCCTTCGCCAATTCGCTCAGATCCTCTGGCTGGAGAGCTTCGTCGAAGCGCAGCCCCTCTACATCGAGATTGGCGTAGCCGCCGCCGGTCGACAGGTCGTGGCGGATATCCACCAGCGTCACCACCCGGTCCGTCTGCGGGTTACGGAGCGCCGCCTCGGCGTTGATGATGTTGTCGACGAGCGAAAGCGAGGCATCGCGCGCGACCAGCGGCTTGAAGCGATCATCGGGCGCGCGGTCAATCAGCCGGAACGCCGCGTTGTCGATTGTCAGTCGCCCATCGTCATAGGCCCATTCGCCCGAAGTGTTCACCAGCGTCATCGGCAAAGCCGCGAGCGCGATCTCGGCATCGTCGAACGTGCCGGCGACGGTGTCGCCCAGCTGGGCGTTGAGGTCCGAGATCACGAAGCGGCTCGCCGTATCCACGGGACCCAGCGAGATATCGAGGTTCTGCGCGCGCACGGTGCCGGGATAGGCGAAACCGACCGGGCCGCTGGCAATGCGGATGGGCGTGTCACCCAGAGAACCGGTAAGGTCGAGATTGCTCGCTCCGGCTGCAAATTGCACCCCGTCCGCGCCATAGCGGAGCATGGGCTTGCCGGGCGGCGGGCACAGGGTGAGCCCCGGCCCCGCTAGGTTGAGATCGGCGAAGGCAAGCCTGCGGAAGGCGACCTGGGTGCACTCGCGCCAGAGCACGAGATCGCCGCCCGCTTCCCACCGCCCGCTAACCGGAAGTGACAGCTGGTCCACAGCGCCGCCGGGCAAGGGACCGGTTGCCTCGACCCGACCCGAAAATCCGAGCGCCCCGCTCTGGCCCTGCGCCACGGTCATGCCGGGAATGGCAATCTCGGCCCCACCCGCTGAATAGGGTGCCATGCTGAGGCGGAAGACCGCGTCGCCATCGCCTGCGCGCTCCATGCGGCCTGAAATGCGCGGGATGCCGGGGCCGCCAGTCGCGATATTACCGCCGATCCGCGCCGGCGCGTCCCGGAGGGCCGCGACTTCGAAGCGCGAAAGCGAGAGGATACGCGCGCCGCTGCCACCCGTCATCTGCGCTTGCGGCACGGTCAGCGAATACCCTTGGGGGCCGCTGCGATAGAGGACGCTGGCGTCCAGCGCACTTCCGCGCGTTTCCGCCTGCAGGGCCGCACCAATCCGGCGCGCGATAGGTTCAAGCAGCGTCCCCTCGCCCGAGCTGGAAAGCCCCTCCACCATGGCGATGGTGCTGCGACCGAGCCTCAGGCCATTGCCCTCCACCGCGCTTTCGATCTCGAGGCGCGCAAAATCGTCGCGCGCGCGCATCGTGCCTTCCGCGGTGAGCAGGGCAGCAAGCGCCTGCGGCGTTTCGACACCGCGCGCTGCAAGGGTGTAGCGCGAGGTCATCGCGCTGTCCTTCATCTGAGCGCGGAGCGTCCCGGCGAGCGATTGTGCGGAATTCTCGGCGTAGCGCGCGTTGTCGGTCGCGATACGGGCGGTCAGGCTAGGATCGGCGAATTGGCCATTCGCGGTCGCGTCGAGTACGACCACTACATCTTCGACCGCGAGCTGCATTTCCTCGCAAGCGAGCGCAGCCATCCGCAAGGGGCCTGCAAACTGCGGCTCACCTGCCGAGGTCGATACCGTCCCATAAAGTGTCGTGCCGGCCATTGCGCAACTGTCCAACTGCAATTCCGGCGCGGTGGCAGCAAGAATGCCTTCGAAGCCGCTCGCCAGATTGCCCTCGCCCGCAAGCTTCAGGCCGATAGGTCCGTAATCGGTTTCGATCAGGCCGCGCCCGTCGCGGATGGCGAGCTCAAGGTTCGGCAGCCCCGAACTGGGTTCGCCATCATCTTCGAACAGAAGGCTGTCGAGCGAACCGAAACTCAGCTCGCCATCGATATACCGGCCATAAAGCCGCGGATTGACCAGAGTGATACTGCCCACTTCCGGCAGGCCGAAGCGGTGGCGCAGCCGGACGATAACGCGGTCGGCGGTCAGATCGGGCGCATCGGGGTCGCCGATGACTAGGTCGGAGATGATCTGCGTGCGTCCACCGATTCGCTCGACCGTGTAGGTGGCCGGTAGGTCGTTCGCCTGCAGCTGGTCCTTTATGAAATCATCGGCCAGCGAAACGCGGTTGAACCAGCCGAACGCGATGATAACGACCAGCGCGAGGATGACGAGCGCAGGCACCGCCCAGCGCTTCTTGCGCCAGCGGGGCCGCTCACTCACATACTGGCCTTCTGACCCGTCCATCTGTCCCCGCACTTGCGCGCATCGCGGCATAAAGGCAATGCAAGGCATTGAAACGCCTAGGGGAGGAAAAAGGTGCCGGGGGCGGCCAAAAAAGCATCCAGCCATGCCGGGACCGGCCACCGCGAACGTCTGCGCCAACGCCTGCTGACGGGCGGTGCGGAGGCGCTGGCCGATTACGAATTGCTCGAATTCCTGCTGTTTTCCGCAATCCGGCAGGGTGACACCAAGCCGCTGGCGAAGCGGCTGATCGACCATTTCGGCTCTTTCTCGGCCGTGCTCAACGCTTCACCCGGCGCGCTGACCCAGGTCGGCGGCATGGGCGAAGCAAGCGCGGCCTCGCTCCACGCGGTGTCGCTGGCGGCTCGGCGAATGGCGCGCGGAGCTGTGCGGGAGCAGCCTGTGCTGGGAAGCTGGCAGGCGCTGCTCGACTACCTCGCCATCGACATGGGCGAACTGAAACACGAGCGGGTGCGCGTCCTTTATCTCGACACGCGCAACCGGCTGATCGACGATCACCTGGCTGCCGAAGGTTCGATCGACGAGGCGGCGATCCACCCGCGCGAAGTTATCCGGCGGGCCTTCGACGTGGGCGCAAGCGCGCTCATCCTCGTGCACAACCACCCCAGCGGCGATCCCGAACCGAGCCGCGCCGACATCCAGATCACCGCACGCATTGCCGAGGCCGGGCGGCTGCTCAACATCACCGTCCACGACCACGTGATCGTGGGACGCGGCAGCCATGTCTCGCTCCGCGCCAAGGGTCTGATCTAGAGCGCCTTCAGTCCTTCGGGGCAACGCCGTGCATGGCATAGCGGCGCGCAAGATACGGCTCCATCCTGAGCGCGGTAGCGATATCCTCGCGCCCGCCCGCATCGCCCTGCTCCAGCCGTACGATGCCGCGCAGGTACAGCGAAGCAGAAAGGCCCGGCACGAGTTCCAACGCGCTGTCGAGGTCCTTCAAAGCTGCATCGTAGTCGCCCATACGGTAGCTCACCATAGCGCGGCTATCGAGCATGGGCGCGCTGTCGGTCGCCCGCTCGATTGCCTTGGTGCAGGTCGCCATCGCCGAATCGACGCCGATGTTGAACAGGCCGCGGAACCAGCAATCGGCGTTCAGCACGGACGCGTTGAGCGGCTTGTCGGCCACCTCGTCGCCAAGCAGTTCGAGCGCTGCATCGGTCTTGCCTGCAAGCCCTGCCACGGTGGCATAGGTGCTGGCGTAATTGCCGCTCTCTTCTTCCGATACTGGCACCTGCTCGAGCAGTTCGAGCGCTTCGTCGCGCTTGCCGTCATAGGCGAGCAGTTCGGCGAGGAAGAAGGCGTTGCTGCTGTTCGGGTCGAGCTCATAGGCCCGCCGCGCATCGGCAATGGCTTCGGCATCGCGGCCAAGCGCGCCGAGAACCGATGCGCGCCATGTCAGGACATTGGCGGACGTGTCCTTCTCCACCAGCAGGTCGAGGTCTTCCAGCGCGCCTTCCCAGTCATAAATTTGCGTGCGGAAATTGGCGCGCTGCGCATGAACGGAGTAATCGTCCTCCGCGCTGAATTCGACCGCCGCGTCATAGGCTTCGATGAGGGGCTTCACACGGCGTGCGATTTCCGAAGGATCGCGTTGCCAGCGCCAAGTAACGTCCTCGGGCGCGATGAGTTCGACTTCCATGGCGTTGATCTGGCGCACCGCGCGCTTGTTGGCGCTGATTTCGGCGGGAGCAATCTCACCCAGCGTCTGGATCACGTCGACCGAGGAGACGATGCGGTTGCCGCTCGTATCGGTCCGGCCCGCGATTCGCGTGTTCGCGAAAGATTCGTCGAAAATCGCAGGTCCTGTCTGGGTGAAAGCGCTGGCATCGCCCGGCAGGATCACCACCGCTTCCACACGGTTGCGCGAAGGCCCCGGCGTCTGCACCGGGATGTCCCGCCATTCGGGACGCGCGCGGTCGGGGTTGAAGACGAAGTTCTGGTCGTCGCCCGATTCCATGCGCAAGCGGCCATCGCTCCACGCAAAGGCGCTCGGCATGACGCCGACGAGCTTCATCACGCCAACGGCCGCTTCCTCGTCATAAGTCACGGTGACATCGGACACCGCGGCCCCGGCGCCAGCGGAATTTGCGAACCCGGTAGCGATCTGGCGCAAGGTATCCTCGTCCTGTTCATCCGCCATTGCTCGCAAACGCGCACCCTGCGGTCCGGAGAAAGTCATGCTCATTTCGAACAGCGAGGGAAGGTCGATCCCGGCCGAATAATCGGTCGAAAGCGCCATGATCATGTCGGGCGTTGCCGGCTCGCGCTGGTCCATCGTAACGAGATCGGCGCCCTGTTCGGTGAGCGGCAGGGCATGGAAGAACGCGGGCACATTGCCGATATTGGAAAGACGGGTGGCCGCACTCGTCCCGTCGAGCCAGTAATCGGTGCCATCGATCGTGGCGCGCACGATCATGTGGTCGAAATTGCCCGGAATAGGCAGAAGCTCGGGAATGGCGTCACCGCCGCTCGTCGACACGAGCACCGGCACGGCCTCTATCCCCATCTGGCTGAGCAGCGAGAATAGCAGCACCGACTTGGCCTTGCAGTCGCCGTAACGCTTTTCCCAGGTTTCGGCGGCGGTCTGGGGCATGTAATTGCCGCCATCGAGACCGTTCAGCAGGTAGCTGACGTCGTCCTGCACCGTGCGCACCGCCATGGCCGCACGGGTCAGCGGATCGCTGGTTGCGCCCATGATCCGCCTGGCCTCGGCAGCGACATCGCCGTCATCGGCGATGCGGGCCGCTTCGACGTAATGCGGCGCAAAAACCCGCGAAAGATCCTGCCAGTCGGCGAAAGTGCCCACGCGCAGCATGGCCCCACGGGTAAAGCGCGAGGGGGCATCGCCGGGCATATCCGGCAGCTTGGCGATTGGCAGGGTTACGTCGATCGTGCGGTAACCGTTCTCCAGTTCAGGCGCTTCGACACCGGCCACATCTTCGGCGCGCCAATAGACGTCTGCTCCCTCGGGCCAGCTAACACGGGCGCGCGAGAAGCCGACCTTCCACGGATCGGCGTAGAGCCATTGCGAGGCCTGCATCTCCTCGCCAAGCGCCTGGTCGTCGGTGGTC
Protein-coding sequences here:
- the rpsA gene encoding 30S ribosomal protein S1: MATSANPSRDDFAAMLDEQLGGADDGGFEGRVVKGTVTSIENGMAHIDVGLKSEGRVDLKEFMRGEDEHGLEVGSEVEVFVDRIENADGEAMLSRDRARREAAWDKLESEFGEGKRVEGRIFGRVKGGFTVDLDGAVAFLPGSQVDIRPVRDVTPLMDMAQPFQILKMDRRRGNIVVSRRAVLEETRAEQRSELIDKLAEGQVIDGVVKNITDYGAFVDLGGIDGLLHVTDMSYKRVNHPSEMIEIGQTVTVQIIRINEDTQRISLGMKQLESDPWDGVSAKYPVGMKLTGTVTNITEYGAFVEIEPGIEGLVHVSEMSWTKKNVHPGKIVSTSQEVEVMVLEVDSEKRRISLGLKQAQRNPWEEFAEAHPVGAKVTGEVKNATEFGLFIGLPGDVDGMVHMSDIAWGISGEDALALHRKGEEVEAVVLDVDIEKERISLGMKQLEKGAPTEAGAQSDLRKNQVVTVTVLEVRDGGLEVQVGEDGATGFIKRSDLGRDRDEQRSDRFQPGAKVDAMVTGFDRSKKPTFSIKARQIAEEKEAVAQFGSSDSGASLGDILGEALKKKED
- the gloB gene encoding hydroxyacylglutathione hydrolase; translated protein: MLEIHQFPCLSDNYGFLLHDPDTGETAAIDTPDGAEYLRQAEAKGWTITQVWNTHWHPDHAGGNKAIVEATGAKVVAPHEVEKLSPIDEVVGNGDTVSLGDWKARVIDVSGHTNGHIAYHIAEADTAFVGDSVFALGCGRMFEGEPEQFWHSLERIRQLPDNTLLYCAHEYTEANAKFALHADPDNAELRLYAGRIEEKRAKGEPTVPTLLSRELITNPFLRADDADIRNRWGGTTPAETFAALRAAKDNF
- a CDS encoding NADPH:quinone oxidoreductase family protein, producing the protein MKALVVEELSRNLSGMGLREVDAPRRRTGEVLVEVRAASLNYPDLLMTRGDYQFKPELPFVSGLEMAGEVIEADPGCGFEVGDRVMGGAKTGAFAGQITLPTTALRDIPEGLDFAQAAAMGAAYHTAYVGLVELGGLEAGQTVLVHGASGGVGLAACDLAKALGARVIAATHSEAKLEALRRAGAAHSVILNEGRFREEVSVLTDGALCDLVFDPVGGDVFDESTRCVTFGGKLLVVGFVAGRIPEIAVNIPLIKGFSVVGVRAGEYARRFPDRGQRIAKVIDRLASEKRITPHIDRILPLDQWREGFEAMDRGEIVGKVVFVP
- a CDS encoding ATPase; this encodes MPQIAQLADTWSSQVFWLLVFFGITFFVIGKGMVPKVMDTVASRDGQIAADLAAAKAARDAADEQEEAWRVKENENRAAAQAIVAKAKEEGAKKSETKLKAAQTRIDKKLADAEARIAEARTAALAEVEAVAVEAAQDIVKTLAGVKVTKPVATKAVKEQMAHG
- a CDS encoding F0F1 ATP synthase subunit C, with the protein product MEMEAAKLIGAGLAAIGAGMAAIGVGNVFGSFLESALRNPGAADGQQGRLFIGFAAAELLGLLAFVVAMILIFVA
- a CDS encoding F0F1 ATP synthase subunit A; protein product: MAAEQAKVDPMYQFTIQALGGSDNWELAGYNIAFTNSALWMLITTVVLFLFVLGGMKRELVPGRWQMMVESFTGFIDNMLEANIGKAGRKYVPYVFSLFMFILFANLLGLLPLGVIGVHPFTFTSHFTVTGILAIISFSIVLIVGFWRHGLHFFSLFVPHGTPLPMVPVIAPIEFISFMVRPFSLGLRLFVAMMAGHVLLEVLSSFVIDGTNAGAGFGLLVGLPSFLLMIGICALELLVAGIQAYVFALLTSLYINDAENLH
- a CDS encoding AtpZ/AtpI family protein; translation: MSDDEPARKPIEEDARIDALEKRLSAAQQREEQRNRKTGSGADANYRSGNRVLADLLGGLLGGSVIGYAIGYLTDTNPWGLLVGLFLGIVVAFRNIIRAANQKPGE
- a CDS encoding YdbL family protein — translated: MGELMTKRLTKAVLSGAALATALGGIAAPAFAQRDPAYAAARAAGQVGEKMDGYLGIVGEETAELRRLVNDINIKRRAVYSERAQANNATLEEYALTAGCQAILATSPGEKYQAPDGSWQTRTSAKPMRDSRCP
- a CDS encoding YnbE family lipoprotein — its product is MQGKADMKGLKISAAVGMASLALAGCVTVEAPTEPIVIELNVNIRQEVIYRLADDAGDTIENNADIF